In the genome of Anabas testudineus chromosome 4, fAnaTes1.2, whole genome shotgun sequence, one region contains:
- the LOC113152451 gene encoding inactive tyrosine-protein kinase PEAK1-like, whose product MTLRHSPSSPAAVFDQNYVLPRLEPPYQMEEAPCLRSQWVAWAQRETSEREVSPYQPQDFLLYGGSEPKLIGDTVYYSVHSPKFPGRVLGLKVHKRISADTKHNSSHVNVDDVIVYFQPSNTLRDDPIYSYGQDLSSPLKIGCTASKSPCGGSTESDKHLTNTSLPSIQSLLLQGHSVSIVRDLPHVTLEDFVLDSSSLQSTERLVYDRQLCVLLVQILTASQHLYNVSATAAELRPRDILLVWPSRERDGSENKLKQDTPEGKRVSETSRARDRMEWEKTEKKGSIQALWRTRGSARVVLTPRFSAQPEPHSLVSVKSQIAALIQHCLYSQGPTPFKSSYRSGLLYISSLLQNESTGPQMADMVAMLQVLLWGPRVPLFNLRGYTTTAVHNWLTIKRALLVMRLAEKGLIQDQSALSWDDCMCLQYLSFTDPETVVSVTSQLWLNLKVD is encoded by the exons ATGACTCTCCGTCACTCCCCTTcctcacctgctgctgtttttgatCAGAACTATGTATTGCCGCGGCTTGAGCCCCCCTACCAAATGGAAGAGGCCCCTTGCCTCAGGTCACAATGGGTTGCTTGGGCGCAAAGAGAGACCTCGGAGAGGGAGGTCAGCCCATACCAGCCTCAGGATTTCCTGTTATATGGGGGGAGCGAGCCAAAGCTGATTGGAGACACTGTCTACTACAGCGTGCATAGTCCCAAGTTCCCAGGGAGGGTGCTTGGTTTAAAG GTACACAAACGGATATCAGCTGACACCAAACACAATTCATCACATGTTAATGTGGACgatgttattgtttatttccaACCCAGCAACACCCTAAGAGATGATCCCATCTATTCTTATGGACAAGATCTGTCATCTCCTTTAAAGATAGGCTGCACTGCTTCTAAATCACCATGTGGAGGCAGCACAGAGTCTGACAAACATCTAACAAACACCAGTCTGCCCTCAATTCAGTCTCTCCTCCTGCAGGGACACTCTGTGAGCATTGTGAGAGACCTGCCACATGTCACTCTAGAGGACTTTGTTCTTGACAGCAGCTcactgcagagcacagagcGTCTGGTTTATGACAGACAGCTATGTGTTCTGTTGGTGCAGATATTAACAGCTTCACAACATCTGTACAACGTCAGCGCCACTGCAGCAGAGCTCAGACCCCGGGACATCCTTCTAGTGTGGCCCAGCAGAGAGAGGGACGGGAGCGAAAACAAGCTTAAACAAGACACGCCTGAGGGGAAGAGAGTTTCTGAGACGAGCAGAGCGAGGGATAGGATGGAGtgggaaaagacagagaaaaaagggagCATCCAGGCTCTATGGAGGACGCGTGGTTCCGCTCGTGTAGTGTTGACCCCTAGATTTTCTGCTCAGCCTGAGCCTCATTCCCTTGTCTCAGTCAAATCCCAGATTGCAGCCTTAATTCAACACTGCCTGTATTCACAAGGTCCAACTCCGTTCAAGTCTTCGTACAGAAGTGGACTCCTGTATATTTCCTCGTTGCTCCAGAATGAGAGCACCGGGCCCCAGATGGCTGACATGGTGGCAATGCTTCAAGTGCTCCTCTGGGGCCCCCGTGTACCTCTCTTCAATCTCAGAGGCTACACAACCACAGCTGTACACAACTGGCTGACGATCAAACGAGCTCTGCTGGTGATGAGATTGGCAGAGAAGGGCCTGATCCAGGATCAGTCTGCTCTCAGCTGGGACGACTGCATGTGCCTGCAGTATCTGTCCTTTACAGACCCTGAGACAGTTGTGAGTGTGACCAGTCAGCTCTGGCTCAATCTGAAGGTTGACTGA
- the LOC113151704 gene encoding muellerian-inhibiting factor-like translates to MMVGNIFYYGALMLCWARLCVALHVPHGQDLSQDPTGTGVDNTVISVETGDGLDGKNAPATTSSASAGACPVPHNAPCFVDDTFSALRESMGSDGELTNSSLILFGICTSSSENSSGYVLLELAQETSRTQRNGLKIVYPAGVLVADEHERVMIKLTFDLPQSPLLKRKPVLLLTFESPLKGGDLDVTFTSQLLQPNTQSVCISGETQYILLPGKASQSHIHQKWTLSVETKSPEMKESLKAILIGGKSGNNISMTPLLLFSEEAGTETRHVSHSCPAPSQTVSFICGLKRLLGELLPQDHPNSPPLQLDSLQSLPPLTIGLSSSETLLAGLINSSAPTVFSFTHWRATLQMNHGELSLSPALVEELRRRLQQTMIQIQDIIREEDVGHRASEMLGRLNELSAFPEKEPAAGGSQYRTFLLLKALQTVARAYVVQRGLRATRADPSNPARGDVCGLRSLVVSFEKHVVGPNSANINNCHGSCRFPLANSNNHAVLLNAHIGSENVDERPPCCVPVAYEALEVVDLNEHGTYLSIKPDMVAKECGCR, encoded by the exons ATGATGGTTGGGAATATTTTCTACTATGGAGCGTTGATGCTGTGTTGGGCACGACTCTGTGTGGCCCTGCATGTCCCACATGGCCAGGACCTGAGCCAGGACCCCACAGGGACAG GAGTTGATAACACAGTGATCTCCGTGGAGACCGGGGATGGTTTAGATGGTAAAAATGCGCCAGCAACAACCTCATCAGCCTCCGCGGGGGCTTGTCCCGTCCCTCACAACGCTCCGTGCTTTGTGGATGACACGTTTTCAGCCCTTCGTGAAAGCATGGGGAGCGACGGTGAACtcacaaacagcagtttgaTACTGTTTGGGATCTGCACTTCATCGTCTGAGAATTCATCAGGCTACGTCTTGTTAGAGCTGGCTCAGGAAACAAGCAGAACCCAGAGAAACGGATTGAAGATTGTGTATCCAGCTGGAG TGCTGGTGGCAGATGAGCACGAGAGGGTAATGATCaagttgacctttgacctcccaCAGTCTCCTTTGCTCAAAAGGAAACCTGTGCTGCTCTTGACGTTTGAAAGTCCACTCAAAGGAGGAGACCTGGACGTCACTTTCACTAGTCAGCTGCTGCAGCCGAACACCCAG TCTGTGTGCATTTCAGGAGAAACACAGTACATACTGCTGCCAGGAAAAGCATCACAGAGCCACATTCACCAGAAATGGACACTTTCTGTTGAGACTAAGTCCCCTGAAATGA AAGAAAGCCTAAAAGCCATCCTAATTGGTGGAAAATCAGGAAATAACATCAGCATGACTccacttctgcttttttctgAAGAAGCAGGAACTGAGACAAG acatgtttcacaCTCATGTCCAGCCCCTTCACAGACCGTCTCCTTCATCTGTGGGCTGAAGCGGTTGCTGGGTGAGCTCTTGCCTCAGGACCACCCTAACTCCCCTCCGCTCCAGCTGGATTCCCTACAATCCTTGCCTCCTCTCACAATTGGCTTATCGTCCAGTGAGACCCTGCTAGCAGGACTGATCAACTCCTCAGCCCCCACCGTCTTCTCCTTCACTCACTGGCGCGCCACGCTTCAGATGAATCACGGAGAGCTGTCTCTGTCCCCTGCActggtggaggagctgaggcGGAGGCTGCAGCAGACTATGATACAGATACAGGACATAATAAGGGAGGAGGACGTAGGTCACAGGGCCTCAGAGATGCTGGGTAGGCTCAATGAACTCAGTGCGTTTCCAGAGAAGGAACCAGCAGCAG GAGGGAGTCAGTACCGTACATTTCTCCTGCTGAAGGCCCTGCAGACTGTGGCCCGCGCGTATGTGGTGCAGAGAGGTCTGCGGGCCACTAGAGCTGACCCCAGCAATCCAGCGAGGGGCGACGTCTGTGGCCTCAGAAGCCTCGTCGTGTCCTTCGAAAAGCACGTTGTGGGTCCAAACTCCGCCAACATCAACAACTGTCATGGATCCTGTAGGTTCCCCCTGGCCAATAGCAACAACCACGCCGTCCTGCTCAATGCTCACATTGGGAGTGAGAATGTGGACGAGCGGCCTCCGTGCTGTGTGCCTGTGGCCTACGAAGCCCTGGAGGTGGTGGATTTAAATGAACATGGAACTTACCTCTCCATTAAACCAGATATGGTGGCAAAGGAGTGTGGATGCCGCTAG